A single region of the Montipora capricornis isolate CH-2021 chromosome 13, ASM3666992v2, whole genome shotgun sequence genome encodes:
- the LOC138028460 gene encoding uncharacterized protein, producing MMAKVQTIHLFNCDQTYKFDAVEEWLEREKMTQRFSVQQHYFPLSKMAEMSGETIPRLNMDLAVFVVPAYESRLPINQESAGLGYAKIYRALLQKTGDNVMIVIGGDDNYKDEDEENEQFISRWARRKVSSQFNDEYMDGRKGFILSWNEKHREIHEEALRHFLDPSKRGTKFEYKPKRKLSPRPETASAHPVQQSRRGNFSPERPSVKGATIHTPETERPSRSVKVASDPLHQSKHHSSSAAQPSHVRDSDKPEGRLPERRSASPLQNDGNTLVEVSSSGSGETQKQLIDLAVFGCNVSEKSMQVVKEVLGRLRSQLHISSQIIKHSDSPVEVKSSLQKDTARFCVLLVDAETVTDAYRNLPTRRMEYEDLLKTAADTVAEKVIIVIFAPCSVPSKKDEVVVKEAIEAILLATGKGHVQWVKDKPITPEVLEEKIMSSIRSQEFPNSGDSRPTSVVEHRSNVPDRTVYDPLKAHSSQQPYPYGYDRDQNQSQQRMSMQSHGPRPSVYRDFSTMKGFVMLKTRLRFGQISKHHSDVQLWYPRFVVAPDIKRKLLQEYRNIAEAVMEIASDGIGGLCTKIKRKSEEKEEPVQLAENDTVMLKTRLREGQISMREGDLKFLYPQWEIPLYIIQGLSEEYLFHSDVELYIISDEKGHLRTQVKTYRKDRVSSAVKKVFK from the exons ATGATGGCGAAAGTACAAACCATCCATCTTTTCAATTGCGACCAAACCTACAAGTTTGATGCCGTTGAAGAATGGCTGGAaagagagaaaatgacacaaAGATTCTCTGTTCAACAACATTACTTCCCTCTTTCAAAGATGGCTGAGATGAGCGGAGAAACCATTCCAAGGCTAAACATGGATTTAGCAGTGTTTGTCGTCCCTGCTTATGAATCGCGTTTGCCTATCAACCAAGAAAGCGCCGGTCTCGGATACGCCAAGATCTATCGAGCTTTACTGCAGAAAACAG GAGATAATGTCATGATCGTGATTGGTGGAGATGACAACTACAAAGACGAAGATGAGGAAAACGAACAATTCATTTCCCGTTGGGCGAGAAGGAAAGTATCTTCACAGTTTAACGATGAATATATGGATGGACGAAAAGGCTTCATTCTCTCTTGGAACGAAAAACACAGGGAAATTCACGAGGAAGCACTGCGCCATTTCTTGGATCCAAGCAAAAGAGGAACAAAGTTTGAATACAAGCCAAAGCGAAAGCTTTCACCAAGACCTGAAACGGCGTCGGCACATCCAGTACAACAGTCAAGGCGTGGTAATTTTTCACCAGAGAGGCCCAGTGTAAAAGGAGCAACAATCCATACACCGGAAACCGAGCGTCCTTCACGATCTGTTAAGGTGGCTTCCGACCCATTACATCAATCAAAGCATCACAGTTCCTCAGCAGCACAACCCAGCCACGTCAGGGACTCAGACAAACCAGAGGGACGCTTACCAGAGAGACGAAGCGCCTCTCCTTTGCAAAACGATGGAAACACACTAGTAGAGGTTTCTTCTTCAGGCTCTGGAGAAACTCAGAAACAGTTAATTG ACTTGGCTGTTTTTGGCTGCAATGTCTCGGAAAAATCCATGCAAGTTGTCAAGGAAGTACTTGGTCGGCTTCGTTCTCAACTTCATATTTCCTCGCAAATTATTAAACACTCTGATTCACCCGTAGAAGTGAAGTCATCCTTGCAAAAAGACACTGCCAGATTCTGTGTGTTATTGGTGGATGCCGAGACAGTCACTGACGCCTACCGCAATTTACCAACACGAAGAATGGAATATGAAGATCTTCTCAAAACAGCAGCAGACACTGTCG ctgaaaaagTGATCATTGTGATCTTCGCACCTTGTTCTGTGCCCTCTAAGAAAGATGAAGTTGTGGTGAAGGAGGCCATTGAAGCCATTCTATTGGCCACAGGCAAGGGTCATGTCCAGTGGGTGAAAGACAAGCCGATTACACCAGAAGTCTTAGAGGAGAAGATCATGAGCTCAATACGGTCGCAAGAGTTTCCAAATTCAGGCGATTCTAGGCCAACCAGTGTGGTTGAGCATCGTTCCAATGTGCCAGACAGGACAGTTTACGATCCGCTGAAAGCTCATTCCTCGCAGCAGCCTTATCCTTATGGATATGATCGAGATCAGAATCAATCACAGCAAAGGATGTCTATGCAATCCCATGGGCCGCGGCCGAGTGTCTATCGAGACTTTTCAACCATGAAAGGGTTTGTTATGCTCAAAACACGTCTAAGGTTTGGTCAAATTTCTAAACACCATAGCGATGTTCAACTTTGGTATCCCAGATTTGTTGTCGCCCCCGACATAAAGAGAAAGTTGTTACAAGAATATCGGAACATCGCTGAAGCTGTAATGGAAATTGCATCAGACGGAATTGGTGGATTATGTACGAAAATCAAACGTAAATCCGAGGAAAAAGAAGAACCAGTCCAACTTGCTGAAAACGATACTGTGATGCTGAAAACTCGGCTACGTGAAGGTCAGATATCAATGCGGGAAGGAGACTTGAAATTTCTCTATCCTCAGTGGGAAATTCCTTTATATATTATCCAGGGTTTATCCGAAGAATATCTTTTTCATTCCGATGTAGAACTGTACATAATTTCTGACGAAAAAGGGCATTTGCGCACCCAGGTGAAAACGTATAGAAAGGATAGAGTCAGTAGTGCGGTCAAGAAAGTATTCAAATAA
- the LOC138028477 gene encoding uncharacterized protein, with the protein MMSKVQTIHLFNCDQTYKFDAVEEWLEREKMTQGFSVQQHYFPLSKMAEMSEETIPRLNIDLAVFVVPAYESRLPINQESAGLGYAKIYRALLQKTGDNVIIVIGGDDNYKDEDEENEQFISRWARRKVSSQFNDEYMDGRKGFILSWNEKHREIHEEALRHFLDPSKRGTKFEYKPKRKLPPRPETASADPAQQSRRGSFSPERSSVKGANSHTPETKHPSRSVKEASDPLHQSRHHSSSAAEPSHVRDSHKPEGRLRDEASLLCKTMETHK; encoded by the exons atgatgtCGAAAGTGCAAACCATCCATCTCTTCAATTGCGACCAAACCTACAAGTTTGATGCCGTTGAAGAATGGCTGGAaagagagaaaatgacacaaGGATTCTCTGTTCAACAACATTACTTTCCTCTTTCAAAGATGGCTGAGATGAGCGAAGAAACCATTCCAAGGCTAAATATTGATTTAGCAGTGTTTGTCGTCCCTGCTTATGAATCGCGTTTGCCTATCAACCAAGAAAGCGCCGGTCTCGGATACGCCAAGATCTATCGAGCTTTACTGCAGAAAACAG GAGATAATGTCATAATCGTGATTGGCGGAGATGACAACTACAAAGACGAAGATGAGGAAAACGAACAGTTCATTTCCCGTTGGGCGAGAAGGAAAGTATCTTCACAGTTTAACGATGAATATATGGATGGACGAAAAGGCTTCATTCTCTCTTGGAACGAAAAACACAGGGAAATTCACGAGGAAGCACTGCGCCATTTCTTGGATCCAAGCAAAAGAGGAACAAAGTTTGAATACAAGCCAAAGCGAAAGCTTCCACCAAGACCTGAAACGGCGTCGGCAGATCCAGCACAACAGTCCAGGCGTGGTAGTTTTTCACCAGAGAGGTCCAGTGTAAAAGGAGCAAACAGCCATACTCCGGAAACCAAGCATCCTTCACGATCTGTTAAGGAGGCTTCCGACCCATTACATCAATCAAGGCATCACAGTTCCTCAGCAGCAGAACCCAGCCATGTCAGGGACTCACACAAACCAGAGGGACGCTTGAGAGACGAAGCGTCTCTCCTTTGCAAAACGATGGAAACACACAAGTAG